In Mytilus edulis chromosome 8, xbMytEdul2.2, whole genome shotgun sequence, the genomic window ATGCATGACCCTTTATGGCTGCTAACATAAGAGGGGTATTCCCAGTGTTATTTTTAGTATTCACATTTGCTCCTTTTGCAATcaaatataaaactattttgtCATTGCCATGAGAGCTAGCTACTGATAAGcaagtttgtctatttttcttttcAATGCTTTCAATATTGCATCCATTCTCTATTAAAACTTTGACAACTTCTATATGATTATGAAGACATGCTAGAATTAAAGAACTTTCGCCATGTATATTCGTTTGATACATGTGACCTTTGTTTGCAATGATAAGTTGGACAATTGAAGAATTGCCAAGCTTAGATGCCACTGTAAGAGGAGTGTCTTCTTCATGATTTGAAGCGTTAACGTTTGCTCCATTTTCTAATAAGATTTTCATAGTTGATGCATGGCTATTTTGTGATGCCAAAATAAGAGGGGAATCTCCACTACTATTTGCTCTATCGATACTGGCTCTTTGATCTATCAAATATGTCACGATATTGTCGAACCCTTTACTGCTTGATACTGATAAACAAGTGAACCCTTTTTCATTTCGAATGTTCAGGTCAGCTTTATGTTCAATTAATATCTTCACAATGTTAAAATTGCCATTTGAGGTTGCAAGTAAAAGAGGGGTTGACCCTTTGGTACTTTTGGTATTTATATTGGCTCCGTGCTCAATTAAATAGTTCACAATATTATCGAATCCTTCGCTACTTGCTAATGATAAACACGTGAACccatgttcattttttatattgattttagcTTTATGTTTAATCAACATCTTAACAATATTAAAATGGCCCTTTGAAGATGCAAGCATAAGGGAAGTATTTCCTTTGTTGTTTTGTGTATCCACATCAACTTTATGTTTAATCAAATAGTCAACAATTTTGTCGAACCCTTTCGCAGTTGCTAATGATAAGCAAGTAGATCCCTTTTCATTTCGAATGTTAATACCAGCATTATGTTCAATCAACATTTGAACAATGCTTAAATGACATTTGGATGCTGCTAGCATTAGAGGGGTATTCCCTATATAATTTGTTGTATTCACATTAGCTCCATGTTTAATAAGGTACATCACAATTTTGTCACGGCCATGATAGCTAGCCTCTGATAAGcaagtttgttttcttttcttttcaaaactGTCAATGCTGCATCCATTTTCTATTAACACTTTGACAACTTTTAAGTGATTGTGAAGACATGCTAAGATTATAGAACTTTTCCCATTTGCATTTGCCACATTTATGTCAGCTTTTCCTTCAATGAGAAGTTTAACGATTGCAGAATATCCTTTCAAAGATGCCACTGTAAGAGGAGTGTCTTTTGTATAATTTGAACTATTAACGTTGGCCCCTTTCTCGAGCAAATGAGATACCATAGATTCTAGACCTCTACCACTCGCTTCCAATAAGCATGTGTTTCCATTCTTTTGGTTATGAATATTTACATCAAATCCTTTTTGCAGTAGTAAAGTGATTACTTCTTTGTGATTATTCGTGCATGCTGAAAAGACAGAATATGTAGTTTCCTGTATGGGAAATTGCTTTTTAGCGcttaatatcatttttaaaatatcaacattGCCCTTTGATGATGCCATCATAAGAGGTGATACTTCATTAACATTATAAGTATCTACATTAGCTCCTTCTTTGATAAGGACAGCTGTTATATTTGCTAAGCCATGCTGGACTGCAATCATCAGTGGCGTGTTTCCATTATTAAGCTTACTGGTTACTGGTATTCCTGCTTTAATCAATTTGCTAACAATATCTGCATTCTTATATTGGATTGCATAATGAAGGAGTGTTGCTCCCTGTTTGTAACGTTTATTTATATCTGCTCCACTTTTTATCAGAATATCAAGaagtaatatattttgtttattaattgcAATCGTTGCAGGTGACATTCCATGAGGGCTATAAGCATTAACGTCGGCTCCTTTTTTGATAAGAACTTCAACAATATTTGCTGAGTCATCTAGAACTGCATTCATCAATGGAGTATTCCCTGAACCATCTTCACAGTTAAGTGATGTACCTCTTTTTATTATTGTGTTGACAAGATCTGCATTTTTTAACCTGATAGACATATTAAGTGGCgaatttctatttttagaacatttaTTCGGATCTGCCCCGTTTGCCATAAGAACATCAACAAGAGAAACATTTTGTTTATCAACTGCAATCAATAGTGGCGATATTCCATCATTATTATAAGTATCAACGTTAGCCCCTTCTTTGATAAGAACTTCAACAATGTTTGATAGGCCAAAAAAGCATGCAGCTATCAATGGAGTATTTCCTGAATCATCTTTACAGTTAATTGATATACCTCCTTTAAGCAATGTGTTGATACGATCTAAATTGTTTAACTTGATCGCCGAAAGAAGAAGTGATATCCCTTTGTGATAACTTTCATTGACATCTGCTCCATATTGTATGAGAATTTTAACAAgagaaacattttgtttttcaactGCAATTTCTAGCGGCGACATTTTATTATAATTACAAATATCACCATTAGCCCCTTGTTTGAGAAGAATGTTTACTATGTTTGCTAAGCCATTTTGAACTGCAGTCATCAATGGAGTATTCCCTGAATAATCCTTACAGTTAAGTGATGTACCTCCTTTAATCAATGTGTTGACAAGATCTGCATTGTTTAACTTGATAGCCACATGAAGGGGTGATGCCCCATTTTTATAGCATTTATTCAAATCTGCCCCGTTTGCTATAAGAACATCAACAAGAGAAACATTTTGTTCATCAATTGCAATTATTAATGGCGATATTCCATCATGAGTATAAATATCAACTTTAGCCCCTTGTTTGATGAGAATGTTAACTATATTTTCTAAGCCATAACTGATTGCAGTCATTAATGGAGTATTCCCTGAATCTTCTTGGCAGTTTATTGATATACCTCCTTTTATCAATGTGTTGACAAGATCTGCATTCTTTAACGTGATCGATAAATGGAGGAGTGAAAATCCTTTTCGATAACACTGATTTATATCTGCTTTATTTTGCAAAAGAATATCAATaatagaaatattttgtttttcaactgCAATCAATAGTGGCGATATTCTATTAGAATTATAAGTATCGACTTCAGCCCCGGCTTTGATAAGAGCctcaacaatttttatcaaaCCTTCACTGACTGCAATCATCAGTGGAGTATGTCCTGAATTATCTTCACTGTTCGTTGATATTTCTCTTTTAAGCAGTGTGTTCACAAGATTTGCATTATTGAGCAACGTTGCTAAATGAAGGACTGTTGCCCCATCGTCATTACGTTTTCTTATATCTGCTCCTTTTGTTAAAAGAATATTAACGATGGTACTATTTTGTCTATCAACTGCTACAAATAACGGTGAAGCTCCACGAAAGGAACAATTTACAACAGCACCGTGTTCAACAAGTAGAGTTACTAAGTCAACATTTTCATAACAAACTGCAACATGAAGGGGGTATAACCCATCTATGTCAAAACTATTTACGTTTGCTCCTCTTGAAAGAAGGTAGCCAATGGACTGATTCTCGTGATGTATTCCAAAAAGACAAGCAGCAAGTATTGGTGTAAATCCACCAATGGAAGACTTATCTATGTCTATACCTCTTTCAAAAAATAAGTTCATAATTTCAACATAAGGTTGAttctgatcaattttatttgattcagAATTGACATCGTAATTGATTTCAATTTCTCCACCTTTCATCATTTCTATCAGCTTTTTCGCTACACTTTCAATTTCTTGTACGAATGCGATCTTTACAAATGCATCACATCCTTTTATACACCCTTTTTGAAACATAGTTATATATGCACCAATTAGGTAGTCATAAGACAAAAATTGCTCATTTATATTTTCTGCTATAAACGAATAGATTTCATCAGCATGAGAGGAACTACATAATTTCGCTGTCTTAACTGCACATTTCTGAAGTTGTAAATATTCACCTAAACAGACCCAAATTAAAGGACTGGACTTGCTATTAATCTCGAAACTGTCCATTTGTGCTTCCTTATTGAGAAGCATTTTGGTTATTATTAAATTCCCATATACGCATGACCAAAGCAATGGTGAACACCCTAAATGATCTGTTTGATTGACATCAGCACCCTTGTCTAAAAGCATGCGCGTCATGTATACATTCCCCATTCGACAAGCTGTAATAAGAGGTATATTATTTCCGTCATAAACATTTAGATCTTTTGTTTtcgatagaaaaaaatcaaataattctgTAAATCCATATTTACACGCAAAGGTAATAGGTAATACTTGACAAGATTCATCATCATTATCAGATATAAACTCACTTAAGATACAGTTGACAGTTATGTCTTCATCATCTAATTCCTTGAGATGAGATAAGAACTTAAGtctaaaatctttaaaagttATTTGGTGATTatacagtacatcatcaatataacCACTCAACATATCGTTGATCAATCTTTCAATGTACATATTCTCATGCTTAGTATCAATGAGAATGGTAAATTCTTGATAATTGGCGCGTAAAGACTTAAACAATGTTCTATCTCTGATTATTTCACTATCAGCATAGTTTATGATTAGCTGCTGGTAATATTGACCGAAATAAAAGCATAAAAAATCCAACAGTCTTTCATGTAACAAATGGAACTgcccattttttcttttaatgtaaGTGTTTAAAAGGCTTTCTAAGCTATTAAGAATACTTTGGCGAGATACATTTGAATTTAATCCAAATGTAGCATAGATAGTCTCCAATGTTTGCGAAAAATCAGATTCAGATTCCTCCATCAGTATTGACTCATTCAAGTATCCACTGTGCATAACACACAGAA contains:
- the LOC139486659 gene encoding ankyrin repeat domain-containing protein 17-like produces the protein MICLFRNLKGIEISNKHPLPNDISVGADLSRIKKYRKALARCKDKFVSNAMFTAYWSDSETAVLRLSGGIVKEDCSHLKMKTYTVADKTKYHKVIQADKRLVQIEELNEVADRIDKISRKQHCASKRDCLEEKIKEWEEERNWFVRINAFHFILSHLDKRIFTVVGNPGMGKSMLLHQIALDLNQTKGYAIFSCYKPSDIISQFKEDTKQVFILDDVCGRFTFVPSYFNRWRQYEMRIRRVLEKKTVVLLSSCRSNIFTKKQCKSLSIFSGYLCDLNTGECAIDNQQKLSIADQYLCKKTISEIKQDLDNFDMFPLLCRLYKNRENLKPRSFFKDPFNFFKEELDSFSTSGCGIKCCSLFLCVMHSGYLNESILMEESESDFSQTLETIYATFGLNSNVSRQSILNSLESLLNTYIKRKNGQFHLLHERLLDFLCFYFGQYYQQLIINYADSEIIRDRTLFKSLRANYQEFTILIDTKHENMYIERLINDMLSGYIDDVLYNHQITFKDFRLKFLSHLKELDDEDITVNCILSEFISDNDDESCQVLPITFACKYGFTELFDFFLSKTKDLNVYDGNNIPLITACRMGNVYMTRMLLDKGADVNQTDHLGCSPLLWSCVYGNLIITKMLLNKEAQMDSFEINSKSSPLIWVCLGEYLQLQKCAVKTAKLCSSSHADEIYSFIAENINEQFLSYDYLIGAYITMFQKGCIKGCDAFVKIAFVQEIESVAKKLIEMMKGGEIEINYDVNSESNKIDQNQPYVEIMNLFFERGIDIDKSSIGGFTPILAACLFGIHHENQSIGYLLSRGANVNSFDIDGLYPLHVAVCYENVDLVTLLVEHGAVVNCSFRGASPLFVAVDRQNSTIVNILLTKGADIRKRNDDGATVLHLATLLNNANLVNTLLKREISTNSEDNSGHTPLMIAVSEGLIKIVEALIKAGAEVDTYNSNRISPLLIAVEKQNISIIDILLQNKADINQCYRKGFSLLHLSITLKNADLVNTLIKGGISINCQEDSGNTPLMTAISYGLENIVNILIKQGAKVDIYTHDGISPLIIAIDEQNVSLVDVLIANGADLNKCYKNGASPLHVAIKLNNADLVNTLIKGGTSLNCKDYSGNTPLMTAVQNGLANIVNILLKQGANGDICNYNKMSPLEIAVEKQNVSLVKILIQYGADVNESYHKGISLLLSAIKLNNLDRINTLLKGGISINCKDDSGNTPLIAACFFGLSNIVEVLIKEGANVDTYNNDGISPLLIAVDKQNVSLVDVLMANGADPNKCSKNRNSPLNMSIRLKNADLVNTIIKRGTSLNCEDGSGNTPLMNAVLDDSANIVEVLIKKGADVNAYSPHGMSPATIAINKQNILLLDILIKSGADINKRYKQGATLLHYAIQYKNADIVSKLIKAGIPVTSKLNNGNTPLMIAVQHGLANITAVLIKEGANVDTYNVNEVSPLMMASSKGNVDILKMILSAKKQFPIQETTYSVFSACTNNHKEVITLLLQKGFDVNIHNQKNGNTCLLEASGRGLESMVSHLLEKGANVNSSNYTKDTPLTVASLKGYSAIVKLLIEGKADINVANANGKSSIILACLHNHLKVVKVLIENGCSIDSFEKKRKQTCLSEASYHGRDKIVMYLIKHGANVNTTNYIGNTPLMLAASKCHLSIVQMLIEHNAGINIRNEKGSTCLSLATAKGFDKIVDYLIKHKVDVDTQNNKGNTSLMLASSKGHFNIVKMLIKHKAKINIKNEHGFTCLSLASSEGFDNIVNYLIEHGANINTKSTKGSTPLLLATSNGNFNIVKILIEHKADLNIRNEKGFTCLSVSSSKGFDNIVTYLIDQRASIDRANSSGDSPLILASQNSHASTMKILLENGANVNASNHEEDTPLTVASKLGNSSIVQLIIANKGHMYQTNIHGESSLILACLHNHIEVVKVLIENGCNIESIEKKNRQTCLSVASSHGNDKIVLYLIAKGANVNTKNNTGNTPLMLAAIKGHASTVKILLKYGANADIKNKSGLSSLDFARQNKQSEIAEILYNLSHVFVIKKIGRCGMLANETTTCIYQRQSNVQA